A part of Aegilops tauschii subsp. strangulata cultivar AL8/78 chromosome 2, Aet v6.0, whole genome shotgun sequence genomic DNA contains:
- the LOC109753123 gene encoding non-specific lipid transfer protein GPI-anchored 15-like — MEIATIALILATMIASKAAPQNNGCSSVMMTLSPCLDFIGSKALEPGFSCCTTLAGIVQTDPRCLCMVLDGSAASFGIAINHTRALELPGICKVQAPPISQCTAIPVPPATAPEDPPEETSNQVADAPKGKVINKHMEHTSNVPPIQYAIHGENSRTNCYIIQFNAGSPNSNATSSSRNSKSAANLMVTMLIPTCALIYVF, encoded by the exons ATGGAGATCGCTACCATCGCTCTTATTCTGGCGACGATGATTGCCTCCAAAGCCGCACCGCAGAACAACGGTTGCTCGAGCGTGATGATGACCCTATCCCCATGCCTTGACTTCATCGGAAGCAAAGCCCTGGAGCCCGGCTTCTCCTGCTGCACCACGCTCGCCGGCATCGTCCAGACCGACCCCCGTTGCCTGTGCATGGTTCTCGATGGCAGTGCGGCGTCATTTGGCATCGCCATTAACCACACGAGGGCCCTGGAGCTCCCTGGCATCTGCAAGGTCCAAGCACCGCCGATTAGCCAATGCACAG CCATCCCAGTTCCTCCAGCAACAGCGCCAGAGGACCCACCGGAGGAGACGAGCAACCAAGTCGCAGATGCACCTAAAGGTAAAGTCATAAATAAGCACATGGAACATACC TCTAATGTTCCTCCAATCCAGTATGCAATACATGGTGAAAACTCAAGGACTAACTGCTACATCATTCAATTTAATGCAGGAAGCCCGAATTCGAATGCAACATCAAGCTCCAGGAACTCAAAGAGTGCAGCAAATTTGATGGTCACTATGCTTATACCTACATGTGCATTAATCTATGTCTTCTAA